Proteins found in one Acidobacteriota bacterium genomic segment:
- a CDS encoding YitT family protein produces the protein MKSSPKAKQLLPGRDYFGIVLGAVLFGIAYSWFLFPFRISPGGVAGLSQILYHFSGVPESLWMFGFNIPLFILGYKLVGKQFGVRSFIGMMLSNASCWLFRPANLDFIPGFSTLVHNVAPPGELPRQAVLFSGQSEMDILLASVAGSALLGIGLGLIFRFRASTGGTDIPVAILKKYMGVTISTGYWMVESVIILCVGVVFGDPRLVIWAYLNLFLSTKMTDLAAEGIPFVKAVFIVSDHADKIRDAVYEHLDRGVTFLKGQGGYDKKDRDIVYVCVHRRQVMVLQKLVKTIDPEAFMVLHDAYDVMGLGFRKRTIDYTDGP, from the coding sequence ATGAAGTCCTCTCCTAAGGCCAAACAGCTTCTTCCGGGTCGGGACTACTTCGGCATCGTCCTGGGCGCCGTTCTTTTCGGCATCGCCTATTCCTGGTTTCTGTTTCCCTTTCGGATCTCGCCGGGCGGCGTGGCCGGGCTGTCGCAGATTCTCTATCATTTCTCAGGCGTACCGGAAAGTCTCTGGATGTTCGGCTTCAACATCCCTCTCTTCATCCTGGGATACAAACTCGTGGGAAAACAGTTCGGCGTCCGCAGTTTCATCGGCATGATGCTGTCCAACGCCTCCTGCTGGCTCTTCCGGCCGGCGAACCTCGATTTCATCCCCGGATTCTCCACACTCGTCCACAATGTCGCCCCGCCGGGAGAGCTTCCCCGGCAGGCCGTCCTGTTCTCGGGGCAAAGCGAAATGGACATTCTTTTGGCCTCCGTGGCCGGGTCGGCCCTCCTGGGCATCGGGCTCGGATTGATCTTCCGGTTCCGGGCCTCGACGGGAGGAACGGACATCCCCGTGGCCATTCTGAAAAAATACATGGGCGTCACCATCTCGACCGGTTACTGGATGGTCGAAAGCGTCATCATTCTTTGTGTCGGTGTGGTCTTCGGCGATCCCCGGCTGGTGATTTGGGCCTATCTCAATCTCTTCCTGTCCACAAAAATGACCGACCTGGCCGCCGAGGGCATCCCCTTCGTCAAGGCCGTATTCATCGTCAGCGATCACGCCGACAAGATCCGCGACGCCGTCTACGAACACCTCGACCGAGGCGTGACGTTCCTCAAGGGTCAGGGCGGCTACGATAAAAAAGACCGCGACATCGTCTACGTCTGCGTTCATCGCCGGCAGGTGATGGTGCTCCAGAAGTTGGTCAAGACCATCGATCCCGAGGCCTTCATGGTTCTCCATGACGCCTACGACGTCATGGGCCTCGGCTTCCGCAAACGGACCATCGACTACACCGACGGACCTTAA